Proteins co-encoded in one Methyloterricola oryzae genomic window:
- the dhaL gene encoding dihydroxyacetone kinase subunit DhaL, which produces MSAHNREFLTLLQKAAAAIGDHAEEVAALDQAIGDGDHVTNLQRGLETLLRAAADWEAMDWPDLLQKSGMSLMSSIGGASGSLYGTLFMAMGKALKAPEGSAVSLAHGFAQGVQAMKQRGKADVGDKTMLDVLIPVAQAWRAATESQSLPAVTLQAIAEAARAGCESTRDMIAGKGRASFLGERARGYLDPGARTSQLMIEAIVRHLEGST; this is translated from the coding sequence ATGTCCGCACACAACCGTGAATTTCTGACATTACTGCAAAAGGCCGCCGCAGCGATAGGCGACCACGCCGAGGAAGTCGCCGCGCTGGACCAGGCCATAGGTGATGGCGATCACGTCACCAACCTGCAGCGGGGGCTGGAGACGCTGCTACGCGCCGCCGCTGACTGGGAAGCCATGGACTGGCCAGACCTCCTGCAGAAATCCGGCATGAGCCTGATGAGCAGCATCGGCGGCGCGTCAGGCTCCCTCTACGGAACCCTGTTCATGGCGATGGGCAAGGCCTTGAAAGCGCCTGAGGGCTCGGCTGTAAGTCTCGCCCATGGGTTTGCCCAAGGAGTGCAGGCCATGAAACAGCGCGGCAAGGCGGACGTGGGCGACAAGACCATGCTCGATGTGCTGATCCCTGTGGCGCAGGCGTGGAGGGCGGCGACGGAAAGTCAGAGCCTGCCGGCCGTCACCCTCCAGGCCATTGCTGAAGCGGCCCGCGCGGGCTGCGAATCCACCCGCGACATGATCGCAGGCAAAGGCCGCGCATCATTCCTCGGCGAGCGCGCCCGGGGCTACCTGGATCCAGGCGCCAGAACCAGCCAATTGATGATCGAAGCCATAGTCCGGCACCTCGAAGGCAGCACCTGA
- a CDS encoding HAD-IIA family hydrolase has protein sequence MTDPNILADVRALIIDMDGVLWAGDQPMPGLAEFFQTLRRRSMRFVLATNNALKTPDQYVSKLASMGVSVARDEIIGSGLAAALYLKQHARPGARVFPIGGDGVRQALIDNGFQLVGLYEKNADYVVCGMDHELSWDKIATATLNIREGAHFIGTNPDTSLPTEHGLTHGNGAILAALQTATGVAPFIIGKPEPIMYRIAMERLKANAEETVAVGDRLDTDILGAVRTGIRSILVLTGASRREHLAQMDYEPTWVMQDIREITALLA, from the coding sequence ATGACCGACCCCAATATACTCGCAGACGTTCGTGCCCTCATCATCGATATGGATGGCGTACTTTGGGCGGGAGACCAGCCCATGCCGGGCCTTGCGGAGTTCTTCCAAACGCTGCGGCGGCGCTCCATGCGATTCGTGCTGGCTACCAACAATGCCCTGAAAACGCCGGACCAATATGTCTCTAAGCTGGCCAGCATGGGCGTGAGCGTGGCCCGTGACGAGATCATCGGTTCGGGACTGGCGGCCGCCCTGTATCTGAAACAGCATGCCCGGCCTGGCGCCAGGGTATTTCCCATAGGCGGCGATGGCGTGCGGCAGGCGCTCATCGACAATGGCTTTCAGTTGGTGGGTCTGTACGAAAAGAATGCCGACTATGTGGTCTGCGGCATGGATCATGAGTTGTCGTGGGACAAAATTGCGACCGCCACCCTCAATATCCGGGAGGGAGCTCATTTCATTGGTACCAATCCGGATACGTCCCTGCCGACGGAGCACGGTCTCACGCACGGTAATGGCGCCATCCTGGCCGCCTTGCAGACGGCCACCGGGGTAGCGCCCTTCATCATCGGCAAGCCGGAACCGATCATGTATCGCATCGCCATGGAGCGGCTCAAGGCCAATGCCGAGGAGACGGTCGCCGTGGGCGACCGCCTTGATACGGACATTTTGGGAGCCGTACGCACCGGCATACGCAGCATCCTCGTTCTCACGGGGGCGTCCCGGCGGGAACACCTGGCGCAGATGGACTACGAGCCAACCTGGGTCATGCAGGATATTCGCGAAATCACCGCCTTGCTGGCCTGA
- a CDS encoding acyltransferase has product MSLSSARRAWVRFWMRKASLSRTGRLATRLACWAATGHYYDRLRLSNLAPFGYVSPSAIVNHRNVRLGRYIYLDDRVLLYGDNSEGMIELGEKVHLHRDSILQTGVGGVIRIGARTSIQPRNQLSAYCGVIEIGSDVQIAPACAFYPYNHQIAPGRPIREQELVSKGGIVIEDDVWLGYGVIVLDGVRIGRGAVVGAGSVVTKDVPAGAIAVGSPARVVRMRE; this is encoded by the coding sequence ATGTCACTAAGTAGTGCGCGTAGGGCGTGGGTGCGCTTCTGGATGCGCAAGGCGAGCCTCAGCCGCACCGGCCGACTGGCTACGCGCCTGGCCTGCTGGGCGGCGACAGGCCATTACTATGACCGACTGAGGCTTTCCAACCTGGCGCCGTTCGGCTACGTCTCGCCTTCGGCGATCGTCAACCACCGCAATGTCCGGTTGGGAAGATACATCTATTTGGACGATCGGGTACTGCTGTACGGAGATAATTCGGAGGGCATGATCGAATTGGGGGAGAAGGTCCACCTGCACCGCGACTCGATCCTCCAAACGGGGGTTGGCGGCGTAATCCGTATTGGGGCCAGAACCAGCATACAGCCACGCAACCAACTCTCGGCCTATTGCGGCGTCATCGAAATCGGAAGCGATGTACAGATCGCACCGGCCTGCGCCTTCTACCCGTACAACCATCAGATTGCGCCGGGACGCCCGATCCGCGAGCAGGAACTGGTCAGCAAGGGGGGTATCGTCATTGAAGATGACGTTTGGCTGGGATATGGCGTCATCGTGCTGGACGGCGTGCGCATCGGGCGCGGCGCGGTCGTCGGAGCGGGTTCCGTGGTCACCAAGGATGTGCCGGCTGGCGCGATCGCCGTCGGCTCCCCCGCCCGCGTAGTCCGGATGCGGGAATGA
- a CDS encoding DinB/UmuC family translesion DNA polymerase, giving the protein MGSETTFQQDVCDPSVLAATLRALAGPLLEKLADRGWHASTVTLKVRYADFQLVTRSRSRQDLPVRRMGELMPVLMELLRHTEAGPRKVRLIGVSFSGLQEPVVAMGAFRQMSSFD; this is encoded by the coding sequence TTGGGCAGCGAAACGACCTTTCAGCAGGATGTGTGCGATCCATCGGTGCTGGCGGCGACCTTACGCGCCTTGGCGGGGCCGCTGCTGGAAAAACTGGCGGACCGCGGCTGGCATGCTAGCACCGTCACACTCAAAGTGCGCTATGCCGACTTCCAACTGGTGACGCGCAGCCGCAGCCGCCAGGACCTGCCGGTGCGGCGGATGGGCGAACTCATGCCGGTGCTCATGGAGCTGCTCCGGCACACGGAGGCCGGACCGAGGAAGGTCCGGCTCATAGGTGTGTCATTTTCCGGGCTTCAGGAACCGGTAGTGGCAATGGGAGCGTTCAGGCAGATGAGCTCGTTCGATTGA
- a CDS encoding ABC transporter ATP-binding protein yields MNDIAISVRNVSKQYHIGALKTHRSNYKTLRESIGNLVVGPFRRVGNLLRGKASGAAELDEIIWAVNDVSFDIKFGEVVGIIGRNGAGKSTLLKVLSRITDPTRGEIDIFGRVGSLLEVGTGFHPELTGRENVFLNGAILGMRRQEILKNFDEIVAFSEVGKFIDTPVKHYSSGMYLRLAFAVAAHLETEVLIVDEVLAVGDSSFTSKCLTKMQDVSKQGRTVLFVSHNMQAMSRLCERVIWMREGKLHEDGPATKVVSNYLGSVLDTSLSELTWPDVEKAPGGDIARLRAVRVRRPNGKVTNLFDVREPFVVEMEYDVLQSGYELLPHVHFLNEESIVIFTSLDDDPAWRGKPRPAGRYKSSVTVPGDLLLDGRILIMPSCLVLSPRRGEFAADRYIVVQMTDAMNGDSARGLFTGNMQGMVNPLLHWATETDS; encoded by the coding sequence ATGAATGACATTGCAATCAGCGTCAGAAACGTTAGCAAGCAGTACCATATCGGTGCGCTAAAAACCCACCGGTCAAATTACAAGACACTGCGCGAGAGTATCGGCAATCTGGTCGTCGGACCCTTCCGGCGCGTCGGCAACCTGCTGCGGGGTAAGGCGTCGGGCGCTGCCGAACTGGACGAAATCATCTGGGCTGTCAACGATGTCTCTTTCGACATCAAGTTCGGCGAAGTCGTCGGAATCATCGGGCGCAACGGCGCAGGCAAGAGCACGCTGCTCAAGGTCCTCTCACGTATCACCGATCCGACCCGGGGCGAAATCGATATCTTTGGCCGCGTAGGCTCCCTGCTGGAAGTGGGTACCGGCTTCCACCCCGAACTAACCGGTCGCGAGAACGTGTTCCTCAACGGAGCGATCCTGGGCATGCGCCGCCAGGAAATCCTCAAGAACTTCGACGAGATCGTCGCCTTCTCGGAGGTCGGCAAGTTCATCGATACCCCGGTAAAGCATTACTCCAGCGGCATGTACCTGCGACTGGCGTTTGCAGTGGCCGCCCACCTGGAAACCGAAGTGCTGATCGTCGACGAGGTGCTGGCGGTTGGCGATTCCAGTTTCACCAGCAAGTGCCTGACGAAAATGCAGGACGTGAGCAAGCAGGGGCGAACCGTGCTGTTCGTATCCCACAACATGCAGGCCATGAGCCGGCTCTGCGAACGCGTGATCTGGATGCGCGAGGGGAAACTGCATGAGGATGGCCCCGCCACCAAGGTCGTCAGCAATTATCTTGGCTCGGTCCTCGACACCAGTTTGTCCGAACTGACATGGCCGGATGTGGAAAAAGCGCCGGGAGGTGACATTGCGCGGTTGCGCGCGGTTCGCGTCCGCCGGCCCAACGGCAAGGTTACCAACCTCTTCGACGTCCGCGAACCTTTCGTGGTGGAAATGGAATACGACGTGCTGCAGTCAGGTTATGAACTGCTGCCTCACGTCCACTTCCTCAACGAGGAGTCCATCGTCATCTTCACGTCGCTGGACGACGACCCGGCATGGCGGGGCAAACCGCGGCCGGCGGGACGCTACAAGAGTTCCGTCACCGTGCCCGGTGACCTGCTGCTGGATGGCCGCATTCTGATCATGCCCAGCTGCCTGGTACTTTCACCGCGTCGGGGCGAATTCGCCGCAGACCGTTACATCGTGGTGCAGATGACCGATGCCATGAATGGCGACTCGGCCCGCGGCTTGTTCACTGGCAATATGCAAGGTATGGTGAACCCGCTTCTGCATTGGGCCACGGAAACCGATTCCTAG
- the dhaK gene encoding dihydroxyacetone kinase subunit DhaK, with protein MKKFINTVDTLLEESLSGFARAHTDIVRFNREPRYLARLAARKPGKVALISGGGSGHEPLHGGFVGLGMLDAACPGQVFTSPTPDQMLAAAQAVDSGGGILFIVKNYAGDVMNFEIAAEMLDLQHAIVLVHDDVSIPEHQGMGRRGVAGTAIVEKMVGAAAEAGADLATCQALGERVVRATASMGVALTSCTVPAAGRPTFEIGDSEMELGVGIHGEKGRERRAIASATDIIGLLGQTIEAELKPGDGQRALLHINGFGGTPLMELYLLYELAERFWAERGVRIERSLVGNFTTSLDMAGASVTLTLLDDELIRLWDAPVHTAALRWGC; from the coding sequence GTGAAGAAGTTCATCAATACGGTCGACACCTTGTTGGAGGAATCATTAAGTGGTTTTGCGCGGGCGCATACGGATATCGTCAGGTTCAATCGCGAGCCGCGCTACCTGGCTAGGTTGGCTGCCCGCAAGCCAGGGAAGGTGGCGCTGATTTCCGGTGGGGGTTCCGGGCATGAGCCGCTGCATGGCGGCTTCGTCGGGCTGGGCATGCTGGATGCCGCCTGTCCTGGCCAGGTTTTCACCTCGCCCACTCCGGACCAGATGCTGGCGGCGGCGCAAGCAGTGGATTCCGGCGGCGGCATACTCTTCATCGTCAAGAACTATGCGGGCGATGTCATGAATTTCGAAATCGCTGCGGAGATGCTGGATCTGCAGCACGCTATCGTGCTGGTGCATGACGACGTTTCCATTCCTGAGCACCAGGGCATGGGAAGGCGGGGCGTGGCCGGAACCGCCATCGTCGAGAAAATGGTGGGTGCCGCCGCCGAGGCTGGGGCCGATCTGGCAACTTGCCAGGCCTTGGGCGAGCGGGTCGTGCGTGCTACAGCGTCCATGGGTGTGGCCCTGACCAGTTGCACGGTGCCTGCGGCTGGTCGACCCACGTTTGAAATTGGCGACAGCGAGATGGAACTCGGGGTCGGCATTCACGGCGAAAAGGGCAGGGAGCGCAGGGCAATAGCTAGCGCAACGGACATCATCGGACTGTTGGGTCAGACCATCGAAGCGGAACTGAAACCAGGCGACGGGCAGCGTGCGCTCCTGCATATCAACGGCTTCGGGGGAACGCCTTTAATGGAATTGTACTTGCTCTATGAACTCGCCGAACGCTTCTGGGCCGAGAGAGGTGTCCGGATAGAGCGTTCCCTGGTGGGCAATTTCACTACGTCCCTGGACATGGCGGGAGCTTCCGTGACCCTGACGCTGCTGGACGACGAACTGATCCGGTTGTGGGATGCGCCGGTGCATACCGCAGCTCTGCGCTGGGGCTGCTGA
- a CDS encoding ABC transporter permease yields MYFLVWRDIKVRYKQTVLGAAWAIIQPFFTMLVFSLFFGKLGKIPSDGIPYPIFAYAALVPWSFFANGLTNGSNTLVTNSNLVKKIYFPRLAMPLATLLAGTVDFTLAFAVLLGMMAYFHIIPTANVVWLPCFLLLAFVTSLGVSLWLATMNVQFRDVRYTVPFLTQFWLFATPIAYPSSLIPEAWRMYYGLNPMAGVVEGFRWALLGTEILPLHMILVSSSVSLLILLSGLVYFRRMEKTFADVV; encoded by the coding sequence TTGTATTTCCTGGTCTGGCGCGACATCAAGGTGCGTTACAAGCAGACCGTGCTGGGCGCCGCGTGGGCCATCATTCAGCCCTTTTTTACCATGCTGGTATTCAGCCTGTTCTTCGGCAAGCTCGGTAAAATCCCGTCCGACGGCATTCCGTATCCCATCTTCGCCTACGCCGCGCTGGTGCCTTGGAGCTTCTTCGCCAATGGCTTGACCAATGGTTCCAATACCCTGGTGACCAACTCGAACCTGGTAAAGAAAATCTATTTCCCGCGCTTAGCCATGCCATTGGCAACGCTTCTGGCTGGCACCGTGGACTTCACCCTGGCATTCGCCGTGCTGCTAGGCATGATGGCCTACTTCCACATCATTCCGACAGCAAACGTAGTCTGGCTGCCCTGCTTCCTCCTGCTGGCTTTTGTCACCTCCCTAGGCGTTTCATTGTGGCTGGCCACCATGAATGTTCAGTTCCGGGACGTGCGCTACACCGTGCCCTTTCTGACCCAATTCTGGCTGTTCGCGACCCCCATCGCGTATCCCAGCAGCCTGATCCCAGAGGCCTGGCGCATGTACTATGGCCTCAATCCCATGGCCGGGGTGGTCGAAGGTTTTCGATGGGCCTTGCTGGGCACAGAAATCCTCCCGCTCCACATGATCCTGGTTTCCTCCAGCGTTTCGCTGCTCATCCTGCTGAGCGGCCTGGTGTATTTTCGCCGTATGGAAAAGACTTTTGCGGACGTAGTTTGA
- a CDS encoding glycosyltransferase family 2 protein, with the protein MNRAQQPLVSVVTPVYNGEKYLRECIESVLAQTYENFEFIIANNCSKDQTLAIAQSYAQLDPRIRVIDATDFVGAIENSNRALTYMADDSAYCKILHADDWMYPECLEKMVSLADANPRVGVVGAYVLSGCKVRGDGLPYTDTVLSGRATCKDRLQGGPYLFGSPSSILIRSDIVRSRVPFYPQDSLHVDVAVLFEILKDWDFGYVHQVLTYTRLHEESRTATIAQKLNTNRLEGLAMLTRYGPDFMTQAELKQACDERLQLYYEELSRQHIKLLDPAFRDFQRQSLENVGYPFSLLELVRAAARLTRGYIARPLRKLTGSAQSR; encoded by the coding sequence ATGAATCGAGCCCAGCAACCCCTGGTGTCGGTGGTCACACCGGTCTACAACGGCGAGAAATACCTGCGCGAGTGCATCGAAAGCGTCCTCGCGCAAACCTACGAGAATTTCGAGTTCATCATCGCCAACAACTGCAGCAAGGATCAGACTCTAGCCATTGCCCAGTCTTATGCGCAGCTCGATCCCCGCATCCGGGTAATCGACGCCACGGATTTTGTCGGAGCCATAGAGAACAGTAATCGCGCTCTCACCTACATGGCTGACGACAGCGCTTACTGCAAGATCCTGCACGCGGATGACTGGATGTATCCGGAATGCCTGGAGAAGATGGTAAGTCTTGCCGATGCGAACCCCCGTGTCGGCGTGGTGGGAGCCTACGTGCTGAGTGGCTGCAAAGTGCGCGGCGACGGACTTCCTTACACCGATACGGTTTTGTCAGGCCGGGCTACCTGCAAGGACAGATTGCAGGGTGGCCCGTATCTTTTTGGTTCGCCCTCTTCCATCCTGATCCGCTCCGACATCGTGCGCAGCCGGGTACCGTTCTATCCGCAAGACAGCCTGCACGTGGATGTGGCGGTCCTGTTCGAAATCTTGAAAGACTGGGACTTTGGTTATGTCCACCAAGTACTGACCTACACACGGCTGCACGAGGAGTCCCGAACGGCGACCATCGCGCAGAAGCTCAACACCAACCGGTTGGAAGGCCTCGCCATGCTTACCCGTTATGGACCGGACTTCATGACGCAGGCTGAATTGAAGCAGGCCTGTGACGAAAGGCTGCAGCTTTACTACGAGGAATTATCTCGCCAGCACATCAAACTGCTCGATCCCGCTTTTCGCGATTTTCAGCGCCAGTCCCTGGAAAACGTTGGCTACCCGTTTAGTCTGCTCGAACTGGTCCGAGCGGCCGCCAGGCTCACCCGCGGCTATATCGCGCGCCCTCTACGGAAGCTGACGGGCAGCGCACAGTCACGATGA
- a CDS encoding glycosyltransferase family 4 protein → MKDNTASAELGKHAQASRPAPRSYPVNLVSLRMAHHASASGYDRLSGYLGAQVIHAPQHLSVMQRIIGKLCKPIIRRSGLAWYHRASFVTELSVARRWISTKGQVFHFLYGENQFRFAGLLRKLHAGNILVATYHTPEQRFREVVTDAGFLSNLDAVIVMSDVQKDFLARHMPMELIHFVPHGIDTDFFTPDPTVKRGEDGAFRCIAVGSHLRDHATLAAAARLIGDTAPEVRFDIVTRPELFRHYSQLPNVDLHSSVTDSALVSMYQRSDLMVLPLTDATANNSILEAMACGVPIVSTELAGVRDYVDAACAVLVPTRDPERLARAILDLRGDDGQRQAMRVASRLRAEAFAWTRIAERTLEVYDSAWALRGCGSE, encoded by the coding sequence ATGAAGGACAACACCGCATCCGCAGAGCTCGGGAAACACGCGCAGGCCAGCCGGCCCGCACCGCGCAGCTATCCGGTCAACCTGGTGTCCCTGCGCATGGCCCACCACGCCTCCGCCTCAGGTTACGATCGCCTCAGCGGTTATCTGGGTGCGCAAGTGATCCACGCCCCGCAGCACCTGAGCGTAATGCAACGGATCATCGGCAAGCTTTGCAAGCCCATCATCCGGCGTTCCGGGCTGGCCTGGTATCACCGCGCTTCTTTTGTCACGGAACTGAGCGTTGCCAGGCGGTGGATCTCGACCAAAGGACAGGTTTTCCATTTTCTGTACGGGGAAAACCAGTTCCGCTTCGCCGGTTTGCTGCGCAAGTTGCACGCGGGCAATATCCTGGTGGCAACCTATCACACGCCCGAGCAGCGCTTTCGCGAAGTCGTTACGGATGCTGGATTCCTCTCGAATCTTGACGCGGTCATCGTGATGTCCGACGTTCAAAAGGACTTTCTAGCTCGACACATGCCAATGGAGCTCATCCATTTCGTTCCTCACGGCATAGACACCGATTTCTTCACCCCAGACCCGACGGTCAAACGCGGCGAGGATGGGGCTTTCCGCTGCATCGCCGTGGGCTCGCACCTGCGCGATCACGCAACGCTGGCCGCAGCGGCCCGCCTGATCGGGGATACAGCCCCCGAAGTGCGTTTCGACATCGTGACGCGACCCGAGCTTTTCCGTCATTATTCGCAGTTGCCTAATGTAGACTTGCACTCGTCCGTGACAGACAGCGCCCTGGTTTCCATGTACCAACGCTCAGACCTGATGGTCCTGCCCCTGACCGATGCCACTGCCAACAACAGCATCCTGGAGGCCATGGCCTGCGGCGTGCCGATCGTCTCTACCGAACTTGCCGGCGTGCGGGACTATGTGGATGCCGCCTGCGCAGTCCTGGTCCCGACGAGAGACCCCGAGCGTTTGGCTCGCGCTATTCTGGACCTGCGCGGCGATGATGGCCAGCGGCAGGCCATGCGCGTCGCCAGCCGCCTGAGAGCCGAAGCGTTCGCCTGGACGCGCATTGCTGAGCGCACGCTGGAAGTCTATGACTCAGCTTGGGCTCTACGGGGATGCGGTTCGGAATGA